The DNA window CGACAACGTTTCAGTCTCCGATGATCGTATTGTCGAGATTGTGAATGAAGTCATCCAAACCTGCCCTTCGCCATGGAATATGCAGAGTACCCGCATCCTTGTCACCCttggcaaggagaacaagagaCTTTGGAACACTGTTATCGCCGGTGCAAAGCCATTTGTCCTCGAACAGCAGGGTGAAGAGGATTGGAACCGCTACGAGGATCGTTTCAAGTCATTTCAAGCTGCCTACGGGACAGTACGTTATCTTCTGCACCCATATCAGGAACGGCAATTTAAATGCTTACTTATTCCTGGTTCTCTCTTCCCGTGCAAGGCTGACTGTAGTCGACAgatcttcgtcttcgaagACCATACAGCTATTGAGAAGATGCACCAGAAATTTCCTAAGTTTCCCATTACCGTTTTTGAGGGGTACGCCGAGCACTCGGACGCGATGCATCAGATTACGCTTTGGACCGCCGTTGAACTAGAAGGCCTTGGTGCTAACCTGCAGCATTCGCACTTTGTACCTGGCGTGGAGCGCAGCATCAGGTCCGCATTTAGCATTCCGTCCGCGTGGTCCATTAAGGCACAGATTGTATTTGGCGCTCTGTCAGGCAAGATGCCAATTGCACCTGAAAAGCTACCAGTCTCTGATACCGTGAAGGTCTACAAATGAAAAATAGAACCATCTCGAGCGGTCCACCGGTGGGTCTTAGCCGGCACCTGCGGGGCCATTCGGCCACGTCGTTAGTAACTTCGGGGCAACGCTCGACGGAGGCATTACCAAGCTGGAGATCTTCACTGTACATTAAGTAAGAACTAATAGGCCATTGTTTTCAATGTGCTGCTTTTACAAGATACATTCATTGCGCGATGTTTTGACACTTTATTGTACCATACCAAAACTCTAAGATAGCAACGACGAGGTATCACGACACATCAATTGTGTGTATAAGTAACAATATAGGCTTCTCTGTCTCGGAGCAGACAGAAAGTCAGGAGAAATGGCGGGGAGTTGCGGGCGGAGGATGCATCCGGTCGCCACTCTAAACTCTGGGAGTTTTCTCCTTGATCAATGGCGGCTGATTCGGACTTTCGAATATGACAACCCCCGTTACGCCCAGCTGTGTCATAATGACCTTGATTCCGAGCGATTATGAAGCCAGACTGTTCAACTGGCAATCTATTAAATAATCTCCTGCACTGTCCCGGAGAATGAAGTTGATTAAGGATTTCGCCACAGAGCAGAGTCAATTGACCAAGGTTAAAAGATCATAGGAAGGTATCGAGCAGAAATACAGAAGTTTGCCACTGAGAATAAAGGGTCCGTAAATGGGCTAAACTCCAGGTCATTAGCTCTCCCTGAGAGATGTGCTGGGGTCTAAGAGTTATAGCGTAACCCATCTGAAACTACCACGAAAAAGCTCCATGACTAAGCCTCACGAATTCTCGAATTGAGTGGTCACCGAGTTCAAGCGGCGGAGTCGTTCATTTGCGATACCGAATGCATGAGGGTTGGAAAAAGCACATTGCTATAGATATCTTTCGACGAAGAAGCGCTCTCGAAGCCGCCTGAGAACATTTGCTGCTCCTCAAGCAGCGATGCAAGAATGTGCCAGTTCATTGGTTCATTTCCGGAATCTGTGTATGATTTGTGCGTCATTGTATCATGTAGGCTGTTGGCGAGCGAATGGACAATGGTTTTGGCGGAGAGGGCAGTCGGGCTAGTGGGGGAGAAGAACTCAAAAACAGCTTGGGCGCGTGTGAGGGTTTCAAGCGCCCGTGGTACCACGGAGCTCAGTGAATTAGCGGAAAGATAGGCCATGATTGTCAGTGTCGCGTTCCAGAGCGGCTGCAGGATCTCTGACCAGCCGTAGAGGACGTCGGACATAGAGCAAACCGTGAAGACTAAGTCAACAATTAAAGTTGCGTGCTCGAGGGCGCTCGCAATGTGCAGCTCCAAGTGTGGCTCTCGGGAATCGGGTGGGTTTATCATGCCTCTAGTGTCGCCGGAGTGGGCGTAGAGAAGACGGACGAAGGGACGTTGGATCATCATGAATGCGTTGTGATAGTGCAGTTCCAAGAGCACAGCTTGCCGCAGCAGCCAATCGGGCAAGGCCAGGGCGCGATCGAAATCAAGCACTTCGGTATTGGCAGAACCGTTTGCACACTGGcacaacagcagcagctctgGAGGTATCTGGTCCCGCCAGGCCTCGAGCTTTTGCAGGGCGGACGAGAGATTGAGGGCATGATGCTCTCGAGTGGCCGAGCTAATGCTGTCGTCATCAGCAAGGCCTGCGGTCGAGGTGCACTCGCTAATGTCAGACACGATGACGGCGAGTTTTGCTAAACGAGCGGAGTAAATATAAGCGTACATGCCCTTCTCGCTATGGCTggaaaaggagaggaagcgGGTGAGGGCGTCTTCAGCGGGAAAGGGACATGTGACGAGACTTTTCTGGCTGACGGGGGGCAAGTCGAGCTGCAATGAGCACTGGAGGTCTAGAGAGAAGAGCATCCACCATAATTGCATGTGAGCAATCTTTGCGGCCTCAGGAAGATGGCTCGGAGGCTGTTGATGGAGCTTGATGACGTAGGCCTTGCGAATGGTGATGCCGATCAGGTTGTACGCGTCGTGGATAGCATTGCCCTTCATGAGGTAGAGGACCATAAGGGCGTGGCATCGTAAGACCTCCAACGTCACTTCTGTAGTGGTCCTCATGCATTCACGACAACGATGAAAGTATTCAAAGCCAGGACGGGCGGTGTCCAGTGAGCGTAGCTGCTGGAGACCCAGTACGCGCCATGCGCGGCCAGTAGCATTGCTGTGCTGTATGCCCAGAGCGATCATGGAATCAAGCAAAGCGTTCTTCACCGAAAATTCATCGCCCATGGTTGACGGCGGCATGGAAACAAGCTCGGCAAATTCTGTCTCGCTCAAGATCTGCAGAAGCGGATGACAAGTGTCCCAAAAAAGCCGGAGCAAGCAGCTGCGCTGACCCTTGGGAAGCGCATTCGGCACCGGAAGACCTTCTCCTGAAGGGAGGCTAGGATACGGGAGCTGGGGGAAGAGACAGCCACCAAGGGCGGGGGTATATGAGCAGGACGACTGCCCGCTGGCAAAGAAGCCTTGCATATGAGCGAGATCGAAGCTTTCCATGGGGACATTTTCCGGCGCGGTTCTTGTCATGTGCGAGCTCTCCTGGCCTATGCAAGTAGAGTGAGAAGGAGAGGCAGACAGGCTGATCGGGCTGGCGTTATTGTCATGACATGTAACGtgagaaggcgaaggaggtggcGATCTTGAAGGGAGTGCTGACGACACATATCTCGTGTGGTCGGTGCCACTGTTGCTGGCCCGAGAGGTGCGTGGAAGAGGGTAGGACATCATGCACTTTGCCTTTATGCCGACACATTGTGCACAAGGCTTCTGCTCGTCGCACTTGAGACGGTGCCGGCGACAGCGGTCGCAGGCTCTGGCGACCTTATGCCGCTTGACCGGGGGTACGGCTTTGTGTTCGAGGCCGGGGCGAGAGGCTGCGTTACCAATGCTGTGGTTGTTAGGATCGTTGCTGATGCGAGCCGATCTAGAGTTTTGGGTTTGGCTGCGCGCATTCGCAGGCGTGGCAGAAAACTTGTGAAACATGGAGGCTCTGGAGGCTCTGTTGCAATTTAGTTATACTATGAACGCGGTACTCATCAGTCTCCGTGTCTTCTTGGGCATCAGAGACACAACCACGAGACTGCTGAGTCAGAACCGCGCCGATTCGGCTCTGGACTTTTTGTCAGCCCGCGAAGATTATCGTTAAGAGCTGTAATAGGGCCTTCGGCGCTTATCGGCCTAGCGGTATATTTTGCATTGCATTTTTGGTTGCCACTTTTGATAAAAAGTGACGGTAGAAGCTCACTGGGTCGAAAATCCCAACACACCAAGAACGAAGGGCGGCAGATCAGAACTTCTGCACCGCCCAGACCTGGCTCGCTATCTTCGCAAAATCACGCTCCGTGAAGACAATGTCTTCTTCGGGAAGAATAGCGCCTCGCAAGAAAAGATCCTCAAATCGAATAATCAACTTTCCACTAGCTCGGACATGGCCGCCCTCTTCGGTCACAAACACTGTTTGTTTGAGCTCAGCAACTATCCTCCCAGGCTCATTTCGAGTCGCCCGCCCAGTTGCCTGCCATAATTCAAACACAACCTCCTTTCGTGTCTTGCTCGTAGACATAATGAGAGCAATTTTTACATCACCTTTTGATTCAACCAGCCACAGCTTCGCATTGCTGCGCAATCTTGTTTTGGACTCGGAAAATGCAGCCTCGATGACCAGGGTCGGAAATTTGTCGCTACGGCTCGATGGGAGGGTTGCAGGGAGAAAGGACTGGTCGGGTTCCTTTCGCCGTGACGTTAGATCAACATCGGCGGATCCGGTCTCGTGCAATTCATCTTGAAGACCCTCCTTCATGCGGGATAGTTTGACGATCAACCCGCTGGAGAACTTCCTGGAGATTTGCTCATGTGCCTTGGTCGGCATTTTGATCAGGAGAATTTGCTCATCTGCATCATAGGAATCGAAGTATTTGAAGTTTTCCGAGTCGAAATCCTTCAAGAATTTATGTTCATCCAAATGTGAAAATATTACATATTGGCTCCTAGCTCCCGCTTTATCATTCATGAATAGAGTCAATTCTGCAACAACGGTATTCCAGAAGTGGTTCTTTCCCCGATACTCGTATTCACTGGTTGAATAGGGAAGGCTATCCAGGATGTTGCTATTGTTCCAAGATTCTGCGATATTCACTGGTAATCCCATTGCGCCAATATTGTGTCTTCGAAGAGAAATTAATTGACAATTGAGAAGAACCTAACCAGTTTAATGGTTCAATGGTGCAATGAAAAGGCTCCCATTAACTCATCATGACATAAGTGCTTTTCCGGCAGCCCAGAATGAGTCTCAAGTCTTCACAAAATCTACATGCGAGAGAAATATTTACCTGTGGGCGTACCACATACTCTGTACCGCCAAATCATAATGCTCCCTTGACACCCTTGCTACTTTGAAATAGCGACGCGAGTTTCCTTATGGTGTAGTTTTCACCCAGATGATTAAATCTTACTAATTGCCGGCAGAATATTCGCGCGGTACTTGGGAGAGCCTCAGACTTCAGCACTGCCCCTGTATCCATGGTGGAACTTGTTTTTGAATACTGCGGTGCAAGAAGACGACTGTATATATCGTCAATCTTTTTCTGCCTTTACATCAAAATATTCTATTACTCAAAAAATATAGGCTCACCATCTTTATAATCATCTGTCTGCAATTTTTCAGTTTGCGGACCCCCCTTCTCTATTTCTCTCGTTCTTGGTCCTTTTTTCCAGTGCTTCTCTTTTCAGCACATGGTAACATACTCAACTACAAATAGAGCCTCAAGCAACGCTAAAATAGCCCACTAACGTCTATCGGTGCAGAGCTGGTATTCAAAGGGCTCAATATTGCGATCAGTATTTCTAGCAGAGGACTTTGTCTCGAAATTTCATTTGGTGAATCTATTTATGAGCAGACAGCACAGTGCTTGCGTCTTCAGCACTTTCCCGccacaaagacaaagagagaaGCCAATATCAGCCTAATCGACCGGTTGAAGAGTGTTATTGAAATTATAAACATGTCATGAAGTGTCGAATCTAtgcggtgtatgtgatccaccagaaattacactagtaatttcCAAATGTGGAGgaaaatcgcaagatagaagaagtctggcattctgtgtataatctagctatcccttttataatacagaacgcatagtaagcgaaatgaaCACCCAATGCCAAGTACGTCAAAAATaaaaagcagtttagtgctgtacaatacTTTTATCCATGAATCCACCCtgctggcatcccgacatGAAGTTATAGCGGCTCccgtctctttcttcctcgctccAGCGCATACTCCCTAAGCAGCCATGTCAATGGCAGCACCGCAGAAGACCCTAAAACAGTACCAATAAGGAGAAAAACGAAGCAGTTTTTAAGCATCCTAATTCCAGGAGCTTGAACTCTTTGAAGGTCCCAGATTGTGAAAGCACACCAGATGAAAATACCAGGCGCTAAAGGGTCATATGGTGTGAAAGGGCCAAAGACGTCTGAAAGAGTAACGCCGTCACTATGGAGGATCAGAAGAGTGTGAAACAGAGATACAACACCGGAAAGAAGGGCCAGTAGTATCAGAGTCCACGAGATATATTTCATGTCAGCCCTCTTCTTATCCATAGAACCTtcaggatgaggagatgaCAGACGTGCGAGTTTTGAAACTCCAAAGACCATTGTGGGGTAGCATAACAGTGTCGTCTCGCAGGCATAAGCCGCGTTACCGAAAGAGATTTTGTCATCCAGCAACCGAGAAGACCAGGCCGTTGGCAGAATTATGGCAGCCAGTAAAAGCGACCAGAAGCATGCTCGGGCCGCTGGTACTGAGATCCCTCTCGGAATCGGATAATAAAACGATCTCTTCTGGCTCATGAACGCATGGACTGATATGTACAGCGCTCCAATGACCTCATAGCCAAAGAAATGAGCCATCATTGTCCATAGAATTCCACTGTAACCGAAGAGTTAAACAGGTTACTTAATGAGCTGATATTACTTACCTAATAAGAGGAGTCATGACCGCACCCACTCGATAAGATTCAATGGTCCATATTACTGCTAGAGCCAGTCTCAAGACCATAGAACGAACCTGAATATCTTCATGTAGTAGAGGGCTCACCGATGATATGTTCGATGCCGTATTCAAGTACGAAACAAACCAGGATGCGATCATGACACAGACAAGTAACAATATGAACAGCAGCGTTTGACCGGGTGCGCGTTGACACGGCTTCAATTGTACCTCATCATCATATCCCCATCTATTCTGTCTCATGGGTATCGTAAGAGCGTTTAATCGCGGCGCAGGACTGAACTGCGAGGCTATCTGATCCATTATAAATTCGGCGGAGAGTCTTGGAGAGACCACAAGTTGAATAAATCGAAGCACCTTATTTTCAAGGACATGCATTTTTTGCGTTTGGTGCGCTTCATTGTAACTCTCTGTAGCCCGGTCTCTACGGCCGGCTTGATATAGCTTGAAGCATTCATTGATAGATGCATCGCTGGGACAAGGTTCTCTTTGCAAAGTCTCCGCAAGGTTATTTGTCAGCGCAGCAGCGCTCTCAATTGCATGGCTCCCGCCAACGCCGGCCACCGGATGCATCTAGAGAAGTGTCAGGATCTACTAATCGAGCCGTCGATACTGAATGAGCTTGCACACCCATATTCACGGACTTACTTTATGAGCAGTATCTCCCAGAAGGACAATTCGTCCACCATACCACTGCTTCAACACACCCTCCTCAAGCGTTAGCATGATGGAACGCGTCTTGCGTTTGTAGAAATCTCCCAGCGACACTCCTTCAACGACAGGGTCGTTAGAGTATGTCTTTACCATCTTttgctcatcttcttccgtGTACCGTCGGCCGTCTGGCCCGGGTATAGGCTTTTCATTTGGCACAAAGAGCACCCAATAAGAGGTTCCGTTTAGACCAGGAGCCACAATATATGAGCGGCCGGAATTGACCGTTATGTAGAAAGTGTTCTGCCGCACGCGCGAAATGTCTGTAGAGATGCCAAAGACGCAGCTGTAGGTGCTGGATATAGCTGTTCATGATGTAGTTAGTAACGTTTGACTTTATAATCTCGATGGAAGCCTGTCTTACATTtcccatcttcttcgcccaaTAGGTCTGATTTCTGCTCTCGTGCGACCCGCCACATCTCTCGTCTGACCATGCTGCGGACCCCATCCGCTCCCACGACAATGCTTCCGGTCCGGACAGAACCATCTTCAGTAAGTACCGTGACCCCAGATTCAGTAGGCTCAACTCTTGTTACACGTTTGTTCGGATAAACCTTCGATTTATCCTTCAGATTGCCGTATAAGGAACGGATGAGATCGCTGCGCGCCAGCGAGGTGAGACGATATCCTAGCCTGGTCTCTCGATTAGGCTATGCACTCTCCATggaagggagggggggggggcgaATTTAAGAAATTTCATAAAAACCGACCTCTCTACTTGATCATTTCCATGATTctcaagatcaaggagcaCATTTCCAGTCGGACCACAACCCCGCAACGACTCAATCTCGACGGCACGTTCCATCACTGCATCGTAACAACCTAGCTGATCTAATATCCGCATGCCGTTGGGTTGCATCGCCAAAACGAAACCTAAGTCTGGTCCTATAGTCGACGACGATTCGAATAATTCGTAGTCGATTGCATGTTGTTCGAGCATATTGGCCAGGGAGAGGCCCGATACGCTGCCCCCCACGATAAGGACTTTGAATGGAGCCATCGGATCTTGCATATTGCCGTTTGGGGATGTTAGCATTCCCTCAGCCTGTGATGACTGCGACCGCGCGAAGTGCCAATCTGACTTCAGAATGAACTTGAGGTGTCAGGAGAGTTGCGGAACAGCCCCGAAAAGGGGTAGGGCGGGTCCGGGCAATAGGAAGAGGGCCGCAAGTCTCAATTCTTAACTAGCCGCGTGTCGCCGACCCGCTCTTTATGTCTCAGACTACCAAATTAGGCCCCCATATCTACTGAAGCGGCTGAGCTTAGCCTGTACGGTAGGTAGAGCAAATGGGGCCAAATACTCGCCCCGAAGTTGGACCCCACAATGAGGATAGTCTGTAAAATCGCTTTATGGAATCGCATTTCCATACAATTGCTAGAATCTACCAAAACCAGAACTGCTGGGGAAACCACAGGATTGGCGGAGAGGCCATGGAAGGTGTCAAAGTAAATCTCCCTTAGGAATTTACTAGACGGTTGACCTGCCGCACTGAAGCACTTGACACGGAATCCGTCAGATTGACGGGGATTGGTGGATAGTGAGCCACTAGTCCGAACCGGGACCAGAGGCTGAATTGGGGGCGAACTAGTGAGAGAGAGGATCTCAATGTTGTAAGCCGTATCGGGACCTGGCAAACAGTGGATTGCTCAATGCAGAAACCAGTGGGGATTGATGATGTTCAATTTTCAATGATGATAGGTGATAAAACTAAGATACAACGCCCGACCGgtgaccatgatgatggggaggcGTTGAAGGGTTTCTCCTCTTTACCATTCTCGATGCCCACAGCATCTTGATCACCTGATCTCCCATGATTCAATCTGGATTGAAGAATTTTTCCGCTTCTCTACCCCAATAATGCAAACACGATAGATAGATGGAATCCCACCGTTTTTGTCATTGTCAGATCTGACTAGCTGGTAGATTTACATGTGTATACGCCTAGTAATACCTCCAAGAGAAGGTCTTGGAAGCACGATATAGAGCACTAAACGTCAGTGTTGTGTCAAAGTTTAGACCGTACGATCTCCCATAATTGAACTACTAATCACGAGTGAATATATCTCCAATTAAAACAAGTCTAGGGATGCTCAACAATTTAAAGGCGAACTAACTAATAATcatcccctccccccaaGGGAGCCGTGAAATCCAGCCTGATTTCTTGATCAATTGCTGGCTAACGAGCTGTCTCAACCCCAGTCCGAGTCATATCTATCCTGGGCCCTGGGAACTTGTGGtggggggtggggggtgTAATTGGACTGGTTAAGCTGATACAAGCTATTGTGGAAGGTGATTCCTTGGATTTGGGTCATGGTTGATGGTACTATTCAGCTGGTGATACATGACCGTGCTGCCGTTCACCGGTTGCGAGGACATATCTGGCGGCCTGTGCGCCAAATGTTCACTTGGTATTTGTCTGGAAAGCTGGGAGTGAAACCTGATATAACAGCTCCAGGCAAGGTTCGAGAAGGATCAAAGAATGCTTTCCATTACTTATGATATTATCATGACTGCATCGCATCATTCATCAACCGGGGTAAACCTCAACATGAGCTTTCGCCCACGCGGCAGCGAAATAAACGCGTAGTCCTGCTCGATGCCCTCGTCGTCTACAATAGATGTCGTGTAATTTGAATACAGAGCCGCCATGACCAATTTGATTTCTGCACCGTTAGTCTCTTCTCCAAAATCCAGACTTGGGAGGAATACCTTGCAGTGCGAAATTACTCCCTAGACACATGCGTCCGCCGCTCCCGAACGGCCAGAACAGCCGCCTCATGCCGTGAATCTTGTCGCCTGGCTCGAGCCATCGTCGTGGCAGCCATTCCAGCGGGCTTGGGTATACCTCGCTTATGCGGTGGAGGGAGTAGGCGGTTGAACTGACCATCACGCCGCCGGGTATATTGTCATACCCGTGTAGGGAAGTCCCTTTTTCTGTTATTGGGGTGACACGGGGGAGTTGGGCTGGGGCTGGGGAGTGAAGACGGAGGGTCTCGCGGACCATAGCGTCCAGCAGGGGGAGGGCGTCGATCGCGAAAGGAGAGGGAAGTGGCTTCTCTCCGTCTGTGTCTGGGTATCGGAGGGACGGAGATAAAGTGAGTAGCTCCTTTCGCAGCTCGGCCTGAAGCTCCGGATGCTGCGACAGCTCCCACATCATGTACGTGAACGTGATGCCTGTCGTTTCATGGCCTGCAACCAAGTGGTCCAGTAGTTCGGATGCAATTGCTAGGTTCAGCGGACGCGGATCGTATTCTTTCTGAGTGAGGAGGCTCTGGCGCAGTTGGTCGTAGACGACTGGGTTCGTGGATGGCAGCTTTACCTCCTTTCTGAAGACGTCTTGTTTCTTAGACGCCTCCATCCGCTCGCAGAACCCCATGCACCATTCTTCGATGAACCCCATAAATCGGTCGTCCCGACTCAAATACTTAAACCGCTCATACTCCTCCAACCACATCTTCCACTCGGGAATACTAAACAAGTACCTTGTTCCTTGTCCCAATCCAAATAGGAAAGAGGAGGTAAAGTCCATCCCAACAGCCTGGAACAGCGGCAGCACATTCAACACCTCGCCACTCTCTCCCGCCTTTTTGAGAATAGGCATCAACCGCCCCCACAGCACATCCTTCGCAATCACGCGCAGATCACTGGATTCCTGGAGAAACGACTTGGAGTAGGTCTTGCTCAGCATGCGCTTCTGGTGCGCGTGCGGCGCATTGTGCACCATGCCGACTAAATTTTCGGTGCTGAAGTTGACGAAGAAATCATTGTAGAATGCGTGTTTCTCGAAAGCGCCCGTATATATTATTTTCAGACCATGGAGAGAATTGACGCTCAGCTCCTTGGGCCCGAGGCGGACGATGGGCCCATGCTTTTGGTGCAGGGCGTAGATGGTGAGGACTTCCGTTCCTCTGCTGCGCTTGCGGtcgatccagcagctggagaGGGGAGATGTGAGGTGAGCGTTGGGGATGGGAGATAGCGGAGAGAGGAAGTAGGGGTGTATAACATGGTGATATATGAGGTAGGAGGTGAGAATGAGAACGGCGAGGGGGATGAGGGGGATCATAGTGACGGGTGAGGGTaaagacgaagaagataaaaTGCCAATCAGGCGGCGATTATTTCAATCGATACTTCGTAGTCAGTCCCAATCAGGCTCTGTTCTCACGCAAAGAGTCTTTGCTGCCGCCAAATTATGTTCAACCCCCACTCCCGGCGTGGCAATAACAATCACGG is part of the Penicillium psychrofluorescens genome assembly, chromosome: 4 genome and encodes:
- a CDS encoding uncharacterized protein (ID:PFLUO_007274-T1.cds;~source:funannotate) produces the protein MAEKHCQVQSSTYLEAVKHRRTVYGLTDNVSVSDDRIVEIVNEVIQTCPSPWNMQSTRILVTLGKENKRLWNTVIAGAKPFVLEQQGEEDWNRYEDRFKSFQAAYGTIFVFEDHTAIEKMHQKFPKFPITVFEGYAEHSDAMHQITLWTAVELEGLGANLQHSHFVPGVERSIRSAFSIPSAWSIKAQIVFGALSGKMPIAPEKLPVSDTVKVYK
- a CDS encoding uncharacterized protein (ID:PFLUO_007275-T1.cds;~source:funannotate), producing the protein MFHKFSATPANARSQTQNSRSARISNDPNNHSIGNAASRPGLEHKAVPPVKRHKVARACDRCRRHRLKCDEQKPCAQCVGIKAKCMMSYPLPRTSRASNSGTDHTRYVSSALPSRSPPPSPSHVTCHDNNASPISLSASPSHSTCIGQESSHMTRTAPENVPMESFDLAHMQGFFASGQSSCSYTPALGGCLFPQLPYPSLPSGEGLPVPNALPKGQRSCLLRLFWDTCHPLLQILSETEFAELVSMPPSTMGDEFSVKNALLDSMIALGIQHSNATGRAWRVLGLQQLRSLDTARPGFEYFHRCRECMRTTTEVTLEVLRCHALMVLYLMKGNAIHDAYNLIGITIRKAYVIKLHQQPPSHLPEAAKIAHMQLWWMLFSLDLQCSLQLDLPPVSQKSLVTCPFPAEDALTRFLSFSSHSEKGMYAYIYSARLAKLAVIVSDISECTSTAGLADDDSISSATREHHALNLSSALQKLEAWRDQIPPELLLLCQCANGSANTEVLDFDRALALPDWLLRQAVLLELHYHNAFMMIQRPFVRLLYAHSGDTRGMINPPDSREPHLELHIASALEHATLIVDLVFTVCSMSDVLYGWSEILQPLWNATLTIMAYLSANSLSSVVPRALETLTRAQAVFEFFSPTSPTALSAKTIVHSLANSLHDTMTHKSYTDSGNEPMNWHILASLLEEQQMFSGGFESASSSKDIYSNVLFPTLMHSVSQMNDSAA
- a CDS encoding uncharacterized protein (ID:PFLUO_007276-T1.cds;~source:funannotate); the protein is MPTKAHEQISRKFSSGLIVKLSRMKEGLQDELHETGSADVDLTSRRKEPDQSFLPATLPSSRSDKFPTLVIEAAFSESKTRLRSNAKLWLVESKGDVKIALIMSTSKTRKEVVFELWQATGRATRNEPGRIVAELKQTVFVTEEGGHVRASGKLIIRFEDLFLRGAILPEEDIVFTERDFAKIASQVWAVQKF